A segment of the Paraburkholderia fungorum genome:
TCCAAGACTCCATCGCGCAGAACCGCCCGGAACGGGACTGCCTATAGCGTGTAAAGTGTCGCGCACGCAGCCACTCACGTCACACGATGTCCGACCCTACCCGCCCGCCTCTGGTTCGCGTCGAGCCGCTCGGCCAGAGCTTCGAAGCGCCCGATTCGCTGACCATTCTGGAAGCCGCCGGATTCGCGAATCTGCGTCTGCCGCGCTCGTGCCGTAACGGTACCTGCCGAACCTGCCTTTGCAAAATGACAGAGGGACGCGTGCGCTACACGATCGAGTGGCCCGGCCTTAGCCGTGAAGAAAAAATGGAAGGCTATATCCTGCCGTGCGTGGCAATAGCCGAAACTGACCTGGTGATAGAAGCGCCGGATACCGTCGATTTATCGTCGTCGAAATGAAACTTGTGGTGAGCGCCGCCATGCAGAACCGGTTGCATTGCTCGCGCTTTGAATAGCGCGAGCATGGCTGTCGGCGTTAGCGGCCGCCGCCCATTACGCGGGCGATTTTCTTGTCGGTGGTGTACTGGCTCAATGCATACACCGACCAGATGGCAGCCGGAATCCAGCCGATCAGCGTGATCTGCAAAATCAGGCAGATGATGCCTGCGAACGGACGGCCGATCGTGAAAAACTGGAACCACGGCAAGATGATGGCAAGCAATAAACGCATTCAGATTGTCCTGTTCATAAGCGTGACAGCGTGCGGTCGTAAAGGGCGATGGCAATGACGTTTTACGCATGTTCGCGACGGTCATCGCACGTGCCCGTTAATGCAAACGCGCGCGCCGGGTTAAATCGGTTCGAAGCGCGGCACCTTGACTCCGTCCTTGTCGATCAACTCGAAAAATACCGAAGCGGGACGCGTCCAGATCGTACCATTGCTCGCTTTGTAGACGATCATCGTGATCGTCGGATCGGACTCGAGCGTGGCCTCGCAAACGTGCTCGTAAATGCCGCCTTTGTAGTGCCGGTATTGCACCATTTCTGATTCCCCTGAATGGTTGAAATTGCAGTGGTTCCGTGCGAAAGCCGGCCTCACCCCGCCTCTTTCATCTGCTTGAGA
Coding sequences within it:
- a CDS encoding 2Fe-2S iron-sulfur cluster-binding protein, which encodes MSDPTRPPLVRVEPLGQSFEAPDSLTILEAAGFANLRLPRSCRNGTCRTCLCKMTEGRVRYTIEWPGLSREEKMEGYILPCVAIAETDLVIEAPDTVDLSSSK
- a CDS encoding YqaE/Pmp3 family membrane protein, with protein sequence MRLLLAIILPWFQFFTIGRPFAGIICLILQITLIGWIPAAIWSVYALSQYTTDKKIARVMGGGR
- a CDS encoding DUF1653 domain-containing protein encodes the protein MVQYRHYKGGIYEHVCEATLESDPTITMIVYKASNGTIWTRPASVFFELIDKDGVKVPRFEPI